The following proteins come from a genomic window of Crassostrea angulata isolate pt1a10 chromosome 1, ASM2561291v2, whole genome shotgun sequence:
- the LOC128166360 gene encoding protein FAM234A-like codes for MPGKDYNNLLPLGSGSEDEDYDTQRTYHPEVTIHDKSSLLGSKANGTGYNFSRSSKRLESNKCCTATNAALIFAMLLLVFGAGYMAGFFTPMNIKRPDDKSHTRVARSTSPWRTKIADHGSESSIRLVDVDGDGLKDIITGLAIGKDISTMVTEPDMDKFCRSIDAKTPCAGKVVALRGYDGKLLWKVDVYSEIFAINCHGIDVNKDGTYDCLASGRLGTLVAINPKNGELLWTTDKMKLHDGWNIYSPATVQDLDYDGVGEIVIAHGGDPVIPAETHDRNPGWMMLISGGTGEPIGHPLKMPESKEIYISPVIHERRDGSQYILFGSGGETVGGLFLAMSLPDFYRYVHGYDKDHIVPNVRGKYEKFGFKDPMDHGIIELYRSDTKGVMVPPVLTDVNKDGVKDIVMSAFDGTMILFCGETLAIKWKVKFEDRESYSNPAPGYFNDDDTLDFMVHWSGGAWPYYNFTETLVIDGKDGAILWNTTSGRYDVTSDLTIKTTARNRDMFLFRMQGRKGKDPRPQGAIHGATGIQRVINNKRSAGGQMVFVDQHVTDSDFEDDGIFLPEENVRHKRADNYVECESDQTVFLAELFALDRTVMKNPVKLWEKGSSKLRYRLSSKDQQMMQHVQKQYGVTNNLTELEIPWTRGKRSADGTMCVMIQPDERTTGAFGDVDGDGKLDVIVNLVSVGVIRDEHANFVKMKFDTDIYKINLDDVIKNQMYVPINATLHPRMQHVDNENQIHTLNFLPSDEQLWGGYMGTYGDCAV; via the exons ATGCCAG GAAAAGATTACAACAACCTCCTTCCACTTGGAAGCGGAAGTGAAGATGAAGATTACGACACCCAAAGAACATATCATCCGGAAGTTACCATACACGACAAGAGTTCGTTACTCGGATCCAAAGCCAATGGGACCGGATATAATTTTTCAAGATCTTCCAAACGTTTGGAAAGCAATAAATGTTGCACAGCAACAAATGCTGCGCTGATATTTGCCATGTTGCTGCTTGTTTTTGGAGCTGGGTATATGGCCGGGTTCTTTACGCCAATGAACATAAAAAGACCAGATGATAAGTCTCACACAAGGGTTGCTAGAAGCACGTCCCCGTGGAGAACAAAAATTGCAGACCATG GTTCTGAGTCCAGTATACGTTTGGTTGACGTGGACGGAGATGGGCTGAAAGATATTATCACTGGTTTAGCTATCGGTAAAGATATTAGTACCATGGTAACGGAACCAGACATGGACAAATTCTGTAGAAGCATCG ACGCGAAGACTCCATGTGCTGGTAAAGTTGTCGCCTTGAGGGGTTACGATGGTAAACTGCTGTGGAAGGTAGACGTTTATTCCGAGATATTCGCCATCAACTGCCATGGTATCGATGTTAACAAGGACGGTACTTACGACTGCTTGGCGTCAGGACGTCTTGGTACCCTCGTAGCCATCAATCCAAAGAATG GGGAATTGCTTTGGACGACGGATAAAATGAAACTACACGATGGATGGAACATCTACAGTCCGGCCACCGTGCAGGATCTGGATTATGACGGAGTCGGAGAAATCGTCATCGCTCACGGTGGTGATCCAGTCATTCCAGCTGAA ACGCATGATAGGAATCCCGGCTGGATGATGCTGATATCTGGAGGGACGGGTGAACCGATTGGACATCCTCTGAAAATGCCCGAATCCAAGGAGATTTATATTTCTCCTGTTATACACGAACGTAGGGATGGATCCCAGTACATCTTGTTTGGTAGTGGAGGAGAAACGGTCGGAG gtttgtttCTTGCGATGTCCCTGCCCGACTTCTACAGATACGTGCATGGTTATGACAAGGATCACATAGTTCCAAACGTCCGAGGAAAATATGAGAAGTTTGGCTTCAAGGATCCTATGGATCACGGCATAATAGAACTCTACAG GAGCGATACAAAGGGAGTAATGGTTCCACCTGTTTTAACAGATGTAAATAAAGATGGCGTCAAGGATATAGTGATGTCAGCTTTCGATGGAACCATGATTCTCTTTTGTGGGGAGACACTGGCCATCAAATGGAAGGTGAAGTTTGAGGACAGGGAGTCTTACAG CAACCCAGCACCGGGCTATTTTAACGATGATGATACTTTAGATTTCATGGTTCACTGGAGCGGAGGAGCCTGGCCTTACTACAATTTCACTGAG acaCTGGTTATTGATGGCAAGGATGGGGCAATCTTGTGGAACACGACGTCAGGtcgatatgacgtcacttccgatCTAACAATCAAGACAACTGCCAGAAACCGCGACATGTTCTTATTCCGCATGCAAGGGAGAAAAGGAAAAGATCCGAGGCCACAAGGAGCGATACATGGCGCCACTGGAATTCAGAGAGTG ATAAACAACAAAAGATCTGCAGGCGGCCAGATGGTTTTCGTAGACCAACACGTGACAGATTCTGACTTTGAAGATGATGGGATTTTCCTTCCGGAAGAAAATGTCCGTCACAAAAGAGCTGACAACTACGTAGAATGTGAAAGTGACCAGACAGTCTTCTTGGCCGAACTATTTGCCCTAGACAGAACGGTCATGAAAAACCCGGTGAAACTTTGGGAGAAAGGCTCAAGCAAGCTCAGATATA GGTTAAGCAGTAAAGACCAACAGATGATGCAGCATGTTCAGAAACAGTATGGAGTAACCAACAACCTCACCGAGTTGGAGATTCCTTGGACCCGTGGCAAGAGATCAGCAGACGGCACTATGTGTGTGATGATTCAACCAGACGAAAGAACAACAG GAGCTTTTGGTGACGTAGATGGTGACGGTAAACTTGATGTCATCGTGAACTTGGTTTCAGTTGGCGTCATTCGTGATGAACATGCAAATTTCGTTAAAATGAAGTTCGATACAGATATCTATAAAATAAATCTTGATGACGTAATTAAAAATCAGATGTATGTACCAATCAACGCCACGCTCCATCCAAGAATGCAACATGTGGACAATGAGAACCAAATACACACCTTGAACTTTCTACCTTCAGACGAGCAGCTATGGGGTGGTTATATGGGAACCTATGGAGACTGTGCTGTCTGA
- the LOC128182467 gene encoding glycogen [starch] synthase-like isoform X1 translates to MAMRRRNSFYRSFKDACPEFEEMLMDRGATAAAQNKWVFEIAWEVANKVGGIYTVIKSKAPVSVAELGEQYCLLGPYNEACVRTEVEILEPSHYVYRQTLQTMRDAGIKVYFGRWLIDGYPKVILFDIGSAAWKLDEFKHELWEKASIGIPWHDRESNDAVIFGALVAWFIGEFRKNLTDQPIVVTHFHEWLAGAGLIYLRTRKVDCTTIFTTHATLLGRYLCAGSSDFYNNIDKYNLDKEAGDRQIYHRYCMERAAVHCSQVFTTVSEITGVEAEHLLKRKPDVIVPNGLNVVKFSAIHEFQNLHAIYKEKIHDFVRGHFYGHYDFDLDKTLYFFTAGRYEFSNKGADMFIESLARLNFYLKQANSEATVVAFLIFPTKTNNFNVESLRGQAISKQLKETVHHVQTQIGKRIFEQCLRGKIPTGDEILEQEDIVKLKRCIYSAQRNSLPPICTHNVNEDANDQILNALRRCQLFNRKEDRVKVVFHPEFLNSTNPLFGLDYEDFVRGCHLGVFASYYEPWGYTPAECTVMGIPSISTNLSGFGCFMQEHINDPKSYGLYIVDRRYKSPDESIHQLTQYMYDFTCLSRRQRIIQRNRTERLSDLLDWRNLGVYYRKARQIAVARGYPDLAAKEEEILQEKRFMYPRPASEPSSPSASRSSTPAPSEHGDDEDDDIDEDEENAEMSSNPESDMPMFK, encoded by the exons ATGGCTATGAGAAGACGAAACAGTTTTTACAGAAGTTTTAAAGATGCATGTCCGGAATTTGAAGAGATGCTTATGGACAGAGGGGCCACTGCAGCCGCACAAAACAAATGGGTGTTTGAAATCGCCTGGGAAGTAGCAAATAAAG TTGGTGGTATCTACACTGTCATCAAGTCCAAGGCCCCGGTCAGTGTAGCTGAGCTAGGAGAACAGTACTGTTTGCTGGGTCCCTATAACGAGGCATGTGTCAGAACGGAGGTGGAGATCCTGGAGCCCTCCCACTATGTCTACAGACAGACGCTTCAGACCATGAGGGACGCAGGTATCAAG gtTTATTTTGGTCGCTGGCTGATAGACGGATATCCTAAAGTCATTTTGTTTGACATCGGATCTGCTGCTTGGAAGCTGGATGAATTCAAACATGAGCTGTGGGAGAAAGCCAGCATAGGAATCCCCTGGCACGACCGCGAGTCGAACGACGCCGTCATATTTGGGGCTCTAGTAGCCTGGTTTATTGGTGAG TTTCGCAAGAATCTGACTGATCAGCCGATTGTAGTGACTCACTTTCACGAGTGGTTGGCTGGGGCGGGGCTGATTTACCTGCGGACCAGGAAGGTGGACTGTACCACCATCTTCACGACACATGCCACACTGCTGGGGAGATACCTGTGTGCTGGCAGCTCAGACTTCTACAACAATATAGACAAG TATAACTTAGACAAGGAGGCCGGTGACCGTCAGATATACCACCGTTACTGCATGGAGAGGGCCGCGGTCCACTGTTCTCAGGTGTTTACCACTGTGTCCGAGATCACCGGGGTGGAGGCAGAGCACCTGCTGAAACGGAAGCCAG ATGTGATCGTCCCCAACGGATTAAATGTGGTCAAATTCAGTGCCATCCATGAGTTCCAGAATCTGCATGCCATCTACAAGGAGAAGATCCACGACTTCGTCAGGGGACATTTTTATGG GCACTATGACTTTGATCTGGATAAGACACTATACTTTTTCACGGCTGGGAGATATGAGTTTTCCAACAAAGGAGCGGACATGTTCATAGAATCACTGGCAAGACTAAACTTTTATCTCAAG CAAGCTAACAGTGAGGCGACAGTGGTGGCTTTCCTGATCTTCCCCACCAAGACCAACAACTTCAACGTGGAGTCCCTGCGGGGCCAGGCTATCTCCAAACAGCTGAAGGAGACCGTGCACCACGTACAGACACAGATTGGCAAGAGGATCTTTGAACAGTGCCTCAG GGGCAAAATTCCAACTGGAGATGAAATTCTTGAACAAGAAGATATAGTGAAACTTAAGAGGTGTATCTACTCTGCTCAG AGAAACAGCTTACCTCCTATATGTACGCACAATGTTAATGAAGACGCCAACGACCAAATCCTTAATGCCCTTCGAAGATGTCAACTTTTCAACAGAAAAGAGGACAGAGTGAAG GTTGTATTTCACCCCGAGTTCCTGAACTCCACCAACCCTTTGTTTGGCCTTGACTATGAGGACTTTGTCCGGGGCTGTCACCTTGGGGTGTTCGCTTCGTACTACGAGCCCTGGGGCTACACGCCAG CTGAGTGCACAGTGATGGGGATCCCAAGTATTTCCACGAACCTCTCGGGCTTCGGCTGTTTCATGCAGGAACACATCAATGATCCCAAGTCCTATGGACTCTATATTGTAGACCGCCGATATAAGAGTCCAGACGAATCAATCCATCAGCTGACTCAG TATATGTATGATTTCACCTGTTTATCCCGGCGACAGCGTATCATTCAGAGAAATCGTACGGAGCGCCTCAGTGACCTCCTAGACTGGAGGAACCTGGGAGTG TACTACAGAAAAGCCCGCCAGATCGCTGTAGCCCGGGGATACCCTGACCTTGCTGCTAAGGAGGAGGAGATCCTACAGGAAAAGAGGTTCATGTACCCTCGGCCAGCCTCCGAACCTTCCTCACCCTCGGCCTCACGCAGCTCCACCCCAGCCCCCTCGGAACATGGggatgatgaagatgatgataTCGACGAGGATGAAGAGAATGCTGAAATGAGTTCTAACCCAGAGTCCGACATGCCGATGTTTAAGTGA
- the LOC128182467 gene encoding glycogen [starch] synthase-like isoform X2, whose product MAMRRRNSFYRSFKDACPEFEEMLMDRGATAAAQNKWVFEIAWEVANKVGGIYTVIKSKAPVSVAELGEQYCLLGPYNEACVRTEVEILEPSHYVYRQTLQTMRDAGIKVYFGRWLIDGYPKVILFDIGSAAWKLDEFKHELWEKASIGIPWHDRESNDAVIFGALVAWFIGEFRKNLTDQPIVVTHFHEWLAGAGLIYLRTRKVDCTTIFTTHATLLGRYLCAGSSDFYNNIDKYNLDKEAGDRQIYHRYCMERAAVHCSQVFTTVSEITGVEAEHLLKRKPDVIVPNGLNVVKFSAIHEFQNLHAIYKEKIHDFVRGHFYGHYDFDLDKTLYFFTAGRYEFSNKGADMFIESLARLNFYLKQANSEATVVAFLIFPTKTNNFNVESLRGQAISKQLKETVHHVQTQIGKRIFEQCLRGKIPTGDEILEQEDIVKLKRCIYSAQRNSLPPICTHNVNEDANDQILNALRRCQLFNRKEDRVKVVFHPEFLNSTNPLFGLDYEDFVRGCHLGVFASYYEPWGYTPAECTVMGIPSITTNLSGFGCFMENHVTDTQSYGIYVVDRRESSPDESIHKLTKYMYDFTCLSRRQRIIQRNRTERLSDLLDWRNLGVYYRKARQIAVARGYPDLAAKEEEILQEKRFMYPRPASEPSSPSASRSSTPAPSEHGDDEDDDIDEDEENAEMSSNPESDMPMFK is encoded by the exons ATGGCTATGAGAAGACGAAACAGTTTTTACAGAAGTTTTAAAGATGCATGTCCGGAATTTGAAGAGATGCTTATGGACAGAGGGGCCACTGCAGCCGCACAAAACAAATGGGTGTTTGAAATCGCCTGGGAAGTAGCAAATAAAG TTGGTGGTATCTACACTGTCATCAAGTCCAAGGCCCCGGTCAGTGTAGCTGAGCTAGGAGAACAGTACTGTTTGCTGGGTCCCTATAACGAGGCATGTGTCAGAACGGAGGTGGAGATCCTGGAGCCCTCCCACTATGTCTACAGACAGACGCTTCAGACCATGAGGGACGCAGGTATCAAG gtTTATTTTGGTCGCTGGCTGATAGACGGATATCCTAAAGTCATTTTGTTTGACATCGGATCTGCTGCTTGGAAGCTGGATGAATTCAAACATGAGCTGTGGGAGAAAGCCAGCATAGGAATCCCCTGGCACGACCGCGAGTCGAACGACGCCGTCATATTTGGGGCTCTAGTAGCCTGGTTTATTGGTGAG TTTCGCAAGAATCTGACTGATCAGCCGATTGTAGTGACTCACTTTCACGAGTGGTTGGCTGGGGCGGGGCTGATTTACCTGCGGACCAGGAAGGTGGACTGTACCACCATCTTCACGACACATGCCACACTGCTGGGGAGATACCTGTGTGCTGGCAGCTCAGACTTCTACAACAATATAGACAAG TATAACTTAGACAAGGAGGCCGGTGACCGTCAGATATACCACCGTTACTGCATGGAGAGGGCCGCGGTCCACTGTTCTCAGGTGTTTACCACTGTGTCCGAGATCACCGGGGTGGAGGCAGAGCACCTGCTGAAACGGAAGCCAG ATGTGATCGTCCCCAACGGATTAAATGTGGTCAAATTCAGTGCCATCCATGAGTTCCAGAATCTGCATGCCATCTACAAGGAGAAGATCCACGACTTCGTCAGGGGACATTTTTATGG GCACTATGACTTTGATCTGGATAAGACACTATACTTTTTCACGGCTGGGAGATATGAGTTTTCCAACAAAGGAGCGGACATGTTCATAGAATCACTGGCAAGACTAAACTTTTATCTCAAG CAAGCTAACAGTGAGGCGACAGTGGTGGCTTTCCTGATCTTCCCCACCAAGACCAACAACTTCAACGTGGAGTCCCTGCGGGGCCAGGCTATCTCCAAACAGCTGAAGGAGACCGTGCACCACGTACAGACACAGATTGGCAAGAGGATCTTTGAACAGTGCCTCAG GGGCAAAATTCCAACTGGAGATGAAATTCTTGAACAAGAAGATATAGTGAAACTTAAGAGGTGTATCTACTCTGCTCAG AGAAACAGCTTACCTCCTATATGTACGCACAATGTTAATGAAGACGCCAACGACCAAATCCTTAATGCCCTTCGAAGATGTCAACTTTTCAACAGAAAAGAGGACAGAGTGAAG GTTGTATTTCACCCCGAGTTCCTGAACTCCACCAACCCTTTGTTTGGCCTTGACTATGAGGACTTTGTCCGGGGCTGTCACCTTGGGGTGTTCGCTTCGTACTACGAGCCCTGGGGCTACACGCCAG CGGAGTGTACGGTGATGGGAATACCGAGCATCACGACCAACCTGTCGGGATTCGGCTGTTTTATGGAGAATCATGTGACAGACACGCAGTCGTATGGTATTTATGTGGTTGATCGGCGCGAATCTAGTCCAGACGAATCTATCCATAAACTGACTAAG TATATGTATGATTTCACCTGTTTATCCCGGCGACAGCGTATCATTCAGAGAAATCGTACGGAGCGCCTCAGTGACCTCCTAGACTGGAGGAACCTGGGAGTG TACTACAGAAAAGCCCGCCAGATCGCTGTAGCCCGGGGATACCCTGACCTTGCTGCTAAGGAGGAGGAGATCCTACAGGAAAAGAGGTTCATGTACCCTCGGCCAGCCTCCGAACCTTCCTCACCCTCGGCCTCACGCAGCTCCACCCCAGCCCCCTCGGAACATGGggatgatgaagatgatgataTCGACGAGGATGAAGAGAATGCTGAAATGAGTTCTAACCCAGAGTCCGACATGCCGATGTTTAAGTGA